One genomic region from Aggregicoccus sp. 17bor-14 encodes:
- a CDS encoding YqiA/YcfP family alpha/beta fold hydrolase yields MLLYLHGFASGPQSFKAQRFLHHLQRRGLALQVPALDEGDFEHLTLSRQLALVERLLGAAPRPHVLIGSSMGGYLALLHAQAHPVDALVVMAPAVDFARRWRERVPPSALTEWERTGRLWVDHHALKAKAPLGIGLLHDAERHAPWPRVEAPTLVLQGVRDDVVPLAPVQQWVERTPAARLVTYDSDHELTDVADALCEEALRFLAGVPAVARAYPALASERTGSTGSED; encoded by the coding sequence ATGCTCCTCTACCTGCACGGCTTTGCCTCCGGCCCCCAGTCCTTCAAGGCGCAGCGCTTCCTGCACCACCTGCAGCGGCGCGGGCTCGCGCTGCAGGTGCCCGCGCTGGACGAGGGGGACTTCGAGCACCTCACGCTCTCGCGCCAGCTCGCGCTGGTGGAGCGCCTGCTCGGCGCGGCCCCACGGCCGCACGTGCTCATCGGCTCGAGCATGGGGGGCTACCTCGCGCTCCTGCACGCGCAGGCGCACCCGGTGGACGCGCTGGTGGTGATGGCGCCGGCGGTGGACTTCGCGCGGCGCTGGCGCGAGCGCGTGCCGCCCTCCGCGCTCACCGAGTGGGAGCGCACGGGGCGGCTGTGGGTGGACCACCACGCGCTCAAGGCGAAGGCGCCGCTGGGCATCGGGCTCTTGCACGACGCCGAGCGCCACGCGCCCTGGCCGCGCGTGGAGGCGCCCACGCTGGTGCTGCAGGGGGTGCGCGACGACGTGGTGCCGCTCGCCCCCGTGCAGCAGTGGGTGGAGCGCACGCCCGCCGCGCGGCTCGTCACCTACGACTCGGACCACGAGCTGACGGACGTGGCGGACGCGCTGTGCGAGGAGGCGCTGCGCTTCCTCGCGGGCGTACCGGCAGTCGCCCGGGCCTACCCCGCGCTCGCGAGCGAGCGCACGGGCTCGACGGGCTCGGAGGACTGA